The Cardiocondyla obscurior isolate alpha-2009 linkage group LG05, Cobs3.1, whole genome shotgun sequence genomic sequence GGTTACAGAAGAGACGGGTGGAGGGAATGAGAGAGAGGAGAACAGATAAGGGGAGTGAGGGTACGGAAACGCGCGCCGGTGTGGATGCCGGGGTGAGTCGCCGGTGGCGGCTCAGGCAAGCCCCAATATGGGTTTACTAATCCCGCGAAACAATGGAAATTGCCCGATGCAAAATGGCGATAGGTAAACCGCCCTGGGTTGCCGGATGAAACCGTCGAGCCCGAGAAGAGAGGGTAAACTTAGGATCCCGTTTgagtaaagaattaaaaaaaaaaaaaaaaaagagggtaTTTTTCGCCCAAGAGGGCCGTGTCCCTTCTTTCATCGACGAGAACCATTAACTCGATGCTCCCGAGTACCTCACGCGTCTATACTGTAcgctattttattaaatttttagtcGCCATTTTGcttcaaatttaaaacaattgcTCCTACAAACATCTCCCTgtgtacaaaaaattttttgacgCGCGCTTCGCGCGCGAGCGTACGGTGAAATCCTATTTCTCCAGATAACtaatatacttaattaattaaaatagtgaTTAACCTATCTAAAGTCTCGTCCAGAAATTGAAGCAAAGCTGACGCGAACTTCGCCCGCGATATTAAACGCGCAAACAACATTGCGCATCACGCAGTGATCGgaataattatatactaattaaattgcatCGCGATCGTTTGTTTACGTCATTTCGTCTCTCTCCGTAGGTTTGGTTCCAAAATAGAAGAGCGAAATACCGGAAGCAGGAGAAGCAGCTGCAGAAAGCTCTGACACCAATTCCCGCCTGCCAAGGTGCCATGATGAGGAATATCTATCCTGGTGCTAGCAGAGGTTATCAACCCTACCCCCATCCTCACAACAGCATAAATGGCATAAATCGTTATCCCCAGGTGAGGCTCCCTTACGACGCGCAGGACGCTTCcgaaatttcattattatcgATACCCACCGCTTTGCACGCTCACTAATATACTCAGCGCGAAGACGCGTATCTTCGATAATGgcaaataaataagataaacaattataattgcCGCTCTAAAGATGTGAATATTATTTCCTCGCGCTCCGCTTTCGCGCTAACGcgtgattataattattactattattatttcgcgccGTTACGTGTCGTTATTACTTTCTCGAGTACGCGCGATAGCCGCGATAAGCCGACGGTGGTCCTCGTGAATAGCGATCGCGCCAAAGCGGCGCAGACACGGAGCCcggaaattaaaagatttcgGCGCAATCGTAGATTCGGTTGTCGTTTCGAAGGTCCCGCGTATCGGGAATGAATTCGATGCGTTTCTCGTTAATGATTTTAACCGAGGTATTAAATTGGAGTGCACCTGAGCGTACGTCCGGCGCATCGCTATCGGTCGATATAGCTAAATTGCATTTCGGCTGATTAGTTGGGTCGGCCGGATTACCGAATGCCTACCGCTTTAATTGAGCCGATAATTCGCAAGCGTATTTCGGTTTCCcccctttgaaaaaaaaaaaaaaaaaaaaattaaagaagagaTTTATATCCGTCATTTTTTAGGTTCAAGTCTTGACCCATAAACATCTGAGACagtaatctaaaaatttttccgtTTTCCTAACGGCGGGTCCGAATATTTGATAATGCATTAGCggcgttaaatatatttgaaataaggAAAACCAACGTTTAATGATTATTTCATAATTGATAActctataataattaataataataattgtgaaATGGATGTTTAAAAGCGcagtaacaataaaattatatcaccCCGTCGCgctttttttacgatttagaGATTTCTTTCATTCGTACCTTCGCCGGGAATTGTACTTAATAATCGTGATATCATCGTAGAATCACGTAACACGTTGGAAAATTGATTACAGTCGGGAAATAGATACCGCGGcgcattattaatttccatCAGTTCCGAACGTATTACAcggttaatttttataatgaaacCACCCGTCGCATTCGATTTCGCgttcgccgccgccgacgagTCGGGGATACGTAAGAGTGGTTTCTCGCCGATAATTATGTTTCACACACGTTAATTACCGCATTACTTTCCTCTCGTTGTTCCAGCTCGGCCGCTCAAACCGCGCAGGTAACTCCGTAATCTCATTGATATATCACGCGCGGAATCCATTTTCGCTCGTTCGCTCATTTTACGCTCgcggaaattaattacacgtgaCATTAACACCGCGTGGCCGCccctttatttattaatttttttttccttaagcGCGTCAGACTTTATACAGTTTGCAATTAATATCGCCGTACGATGAAATTGCGGAACGACGCAATGAATCGCGGCGAACCACGTGCGAGAGTCGCGAAATCGGAGGTTCGCCACTCTCGCCAACGTTGTTAATTGTAACGAACGTATGTTTCAGATGGGCACGACGTCTTACCCGAGCATGACCCAACCGTTCTCCATGTCGCATTCAGCGTCGAATATGTCGGCTGTCACCGGCATGCGACAAGATGCAATGGGTGAGTCATAAATAATGCAACGCCAGGCGTTCACGGTGTGCGTGAAATAAGTACGACGGTGAATGGCTCGTAAGCGAGGCTGCGCTCATTTGGGTCAAGGGTTATGCAAATCCCGTTAATCCCGCAAATATCCTTGATGCCCTCGCGTTCGGACAATTTCACTTTTTCGCGACGGACGAAACTGCGGCCACGCGTTGCATTTCATAATCGTTCTACTAATCTCGTGGCTACTtggaatcttttttttttttcttttttttgttatatcaaACGCGCTGTGCCGTCGAaactcttttaattaatcgtcttTCAATTCGTATCtgatattttctaaattccTATCCTTTCGCGAGATCACGCGGAACGGACGTAAACTAATTTCTTTCGGCCTCGTTTTCTTGTCCAGCGGCGACTTTTCGAGCCGTCCTCGGGCGCTGACCCGACGTTATCGAATGACTCCGCAAAAATCCGGAGCGGAAATGGCGCGAATCCGACGCCCGTGCGGGAGAGCAAGAGAGCACCGCGCGCGCTCTCTGGTCCCCGCCAGCCTCCAAGACGTTTCTCTCCATTTCCGCCCCAGCGCCGTCTTACACCATTTCCGGCGCGAGATGGAATATCGCTTTTAAATCGAATCAAGACTATTCGCGAATTGCCTCACCTCGCCGGGGGTCGCACGaggcgcgagcgagcgagcgattgCTGTACGAACTCTCCGCGCTTGCAATCTCGCCGACTCTCCTTAACGACTTAAAGTCCTCTCTCTTTAACGTCTTAATGCGATAGCAAATCGACCGATTAGCGGAGACTCGATAAAGCACCGCGGAAAGTCGGTTAAATCGAATCACTCCGGGATTCTTTCgcgatagaaaagaaattctcGAATCGCCGCGTCCGCGTGACGTCCGGCTTTAACTTATCGAGGGAAAAGGGAATCACGATAAACGTCGCGGGTCCGTCCTGCGCTAATTAAAGCTGGCATTATCGGACGCCTGGCTGTTTAACCGGACGCGTGTCTCGAGGATGGACGGAAGTTAAACCGCGAACGACCCCGGTTTCGTTCAAAGCTAACGCGATCCGGGTCCGAAGTTCTGGGCCCTCGCTTGAACATACCCGTTCTCTTTTACGTTTCAGGAATGTCCGCGGAGGACGAGTGGTACAACAAGAGCATTTCGGCTCTGAGAATGAACACAGCCCACCACCCGAATCTGGCCGCGCCGATGCTGCAGTATCAAACATAATTGTAAACGGAGGCGAGAGGGCGACTCGAGGATCTCGTCAGGAATCCGATGGCGTACCTATGATCGAGCCGATCCCCGGTGCTTATCGGCGAAGGAGAGATAAAGAAGGGAAGTTATATGACGAGCTCGACGAGACCCGATCGACGTTTTGCCGTTTCGCGAAAGGACGAGGatgagagaaaagaaacgagagggTTTAGGGACGGGGGAGGGGAAGAGGGGGATGGGGGGCGGAATCGATTTGCGTTAACGCCTAATCGGCTTGCGCGCAGACATCCCGATTTCGCGATGCGTCCACGCATCTCGCTTGCACCGGGCAAGCTCGACTCGCGCAACGGCGAACGTATGTCGCGAAGTAAAAAGCTCTCGCTTTGATGACGCCCTCGCGTTTCGTCACCGTTTGAGCGCACCGAACGCTAGATCGTTCGCGGCGCTAAAGATTGTAATAAGCGCGATGATAAATCGGCGTGGCTGTGTTTATCTCGAGCGTTTATTCGACGGTTCAACGCGCACGTGCGTTCCAGAATATCAATTAATCCACTTAGATTCTCGCGTAATTGCCGCGGCTTAGGATTATAATCGATTTAAGATTGCCCTTGGTATCGcactgttttttcttttatttttttttcccctctcaaTTAGCGTTAACAATAactttagcttttttttttgtcgaatttattaattttaatggcattaaaattttaatcgcatttaatttgatttcttaTTGCGCGAACGGAAACGTGTTAAACGACGCGAAAGAGAAGtgatttgaattttattattattaattagatgGTTCGTTCGAGACTCGCGGTACAAACTAAACCTATCTTCCTTTTTGTTACGCGCGAGGGGCAAAAAGCGCGTTTCTTTTCCAGAACGCGGCCGGTACTTTTCGTTCGTGAGGCGCGTCGCACTAGCACGTAACGCATCCGCGCGCGGCATTTCGTTAATCTCCTAACAACGATACGTGCCACACCTTCGTTAATTGAAAGGCGAGAGAAAAGGGGGGGGGCGAACAGAGGGGACGGTACTGTACATAAGCGGATGAAAGGGAAGAGATAGATACATAGAGATTGCGTAATCGGCAGATACTCTAGCATATGCGATTTTTCAATGTCCTTTTAAAAGTGTAAGCATACCCTTAGTGAATGATATTAGGCATTGATTTGTGTGCTTATGTTGACCACGATAAtcaaagaagaagaaagcgGAAGAGGGGGAGTGTTGGAAGGAGACGGAGTGAGGATCCGACAATGTTTTTGCGTTCGAAATTTGAGGGGCGCCAGGGTTTCCCCGTCGCGACGAACGGACTGCCGAAACTCACCCCTTCGCGCGGATCAGACGTCGCGCGCAAATCGACACGAAGATCACACGCCGTGTCGACTTaagggaaaaaggaaaaagaaaaggaaaaaaaaaaagataattataataataaaaataaaaataaataaataaaattaacgagtgACGATCCTGCGTTTCATGTAAAATGCCTACACTGTAAGTATTATATGTCCTGCAAGGCCGACGGATGCGCGCAGGCCCACGATCGCGAGGCTCGCGAAATTTTAATGGGAAAGATGGTGGCCGCACTCTATCTCATTCCATATCCAGggttaaatatgtaattatcgCTAACAGATCGTATCGTGTAACAATGTTGTTCTCGTAATAGTGAAACCGACTGCGTCAACAGGCGAATGATTCCAGGCCGGGCGACCCCGCGGCCGATGTCGCCAGAGTACGGCGCGATACGGTCGGACGATTATGCGTTATTAACGAGGTAATTTGCGAATATCACGCAGTGAAAATCGTCGATGAGACGGTTGGGCCGAGCGTGCATTATTCACTCTGTTGCCGCAAGCCGGTTAATTATTGCGATCGTTCGTCGTCCGGATGCTTTCCCGCGTAAAAGCAGAATCGGAGCTTTCGTCGCTTTAACCGTTTGCACACCGGGGGGCTTTCACGTCGACGAGAATCCCCATCGATTTCATTACGAGTGTTATTATTGTATACGTTTTGCAAGTGCGCGGGGCTTTGCACAATTTTCTTATAaaggaggagaggaaaaaagcaTTGTCGGCGAGGCTATTGTTCCGTTAATGCATTCGATCCTGAGAAACGACGCCGCATACGCGCGCATACTTTTTGCTTGCTGAACTCTTTCGTGACAAACGCAAACGCCCATTCGTTCTAGTACCTATCGCAAATTGTGTAATCCGCGAGGACGTCGGAGAAGGATTTTGCAAACGGTTAATTAACGCGCGACCCGTGACTTTTCCCTGGCGCCTTTCACTGATAAATATTCGGAGTCTGTCCAGTCAACAATCGTCTATATTGGTGTCATTTTTCGATAACTGTCTAATCAATATATCGACTCGAGGATGAAGCTGCAGACGACTGCGCATTGTTTTCGTGTAGTTTCGCTGCGAACCTTATTATTACCGCTCGCGGCATTCCACGAGAAATgttcctaaaaaaaaagtttgtaacATATCGTACACTCGTACACGCACGCatacatacacgcgcgcacgcataTACACGTCCAGGATACACGATAAGCGTGCGTGGACGCGCACATGGTCCGCGCGTCCTACACACGGAATTACACGCGTCGCGTTATGTCGAGAGgacaagattaaaaattaagtggAAATGCATACCGGACGAGCGTAACATAGTTTTAAGCAAGGGTCACGTATTGTACGTATGTGTTGTACATAgcctaaataaaaattacatttaaaattatcctTCTTTCTCCCCTCCCGTTTAagattttctttccctcccgaaTTTCTAAACAGCGCCAGCTTACGACTGTGCCGATGTCGTAATTCGAcgagttaatattttttatgtggTTTAATTTAgagttattattttgtaataatattgtattattttttatattattttatatgattttaatattaacccTGACATGATAACGGTtctataaaaaagtatttgtcactcaccgattcgatgcgcagcggtgGAGTTACAGCAACGGAACTGCGAAGattctgtaacatacaaataaaacattaattgcAGAGATGTTCAGATTaatatctatattatttttaaaaaaaaattgtacgaggcttaaattattttttttttttttttttttttttttgaagaaaaaaattaaattatttattattcaaacaaaatttctaataaagtaaaattttctaaaattgtgtaaatgtcaaattattttctgtattaatttttaaactttttatttaaattattatcaaagagATAAAactacccgagtggaaattgattcccaccgttacctaataattagttaTTACAGCCAATTCGTAatttatctcgtggctgtctaacAAAACTGTCTAGCAATGAGtcagaaatgtaacactcaTCAAAACGAGCGAGAAAAGCTAGAcatctaaactttttttcgccgcgtactagagTCTACTGCGCGTCTTGACCTATTCAACGCGTGTTCGACTGTCGAAACTGCTGATCTCTGGGCCGCAGATCGCCGCGGTAGTGTAAGTACGTGCGTGTGCCAACATCTGGCCGGCAACCTTCGCGTTCCAAGAAGACTTCCaaattcgcaaggtggaggacgcgcggtgGCGGgcggcaagaaccggtttgcccggcgaattcggcagtcgagcaaGCGTAGCGTAAGATCAAcacacaacagtaaacaagtacgcggcgaaaaacgtttagatatttttttagatacatGGTCCACGCTGGACAGttaagaaatacatttaatctgcgcgatttAATCTCTGGCTGTAAAGTCAGATTAGCTGAATACATTTCCACTCGTGTATCAGGATAAATAGCGAAGAATCTCAACTtcgacaaaaataaaaaaatgatgctTACCGAAACGTTGCTCCACCGAAGCATGATGCCTGtctccgaggcctcctcctcctctcagggtGTTGAGAACGTGGGGCTGAACCATCCTTCCACACATGAGGCACACACTGAACACTCGCGATAAACCGCGATCGGGATGAATTTACtcataaaagttaattaacaaacttataaattgaaaccgtttcgcgcgatattaCTAGACGGTACTCGCGAGAACGCGACCGACGAGCTGGCTGCAGtttgtgtaattattaatgGCGGCGACGAAAGTGTATTTGCCTTCAAATCTCCACCTGAAacagaaaacaaattttagtTAGAAACTATTCTACGATACTAGACCCACCCGCTGCGACAAAaagtcaagaaaaaaaaaagaatcatatttttatactttaatattacatacaaATGATTGATTTAATCGACGAATACCGCAACGAATCCTCTAGCTACAAATTCTTTGCTTGTAGTTCTCGTAATCGAGTAAATCTTTCGCAAGTTATGCTTCCCGTAATCAactttatagaaataatatttaattgatcgaTCGCGTAATAATTTACCATTACGCGAGGTGTTCGCGACTCGCAACAGTCGCCGGTTATCGTGCGACCTTGAGTTCCCAAATAATACCTGCGCTCGGTGAAGAATTCCAAGCCCGGTGCGAAGAACGATATCTGCAACGTTCCGAGACATCGTCGTCCGCCGCCATGATTTCTTCCCCGATAGCGTACGTATGAAGTTGCTGCGGAAGGTGTTCAAGCGCCGACCGCAGCGCCGGCGACGCTCGGGTGCACGAAATACAAATCGAACGAACGCACGCACCGCCGGCGATTTCTAATCGCGTGACGTCACAGGGAGAATCTTGGAGATCACGCTACGCCAAAAGATTCCTACTGGACTCCAACTGGAATCCTACCGGGCTCCTACTGGAACAGTACGGATGGAATGCGGGTTATGAGAAAACACGGCCGACTCTCGGTCTTGTCCATGCCAAATAAGATACGTACATGTGTCCAGGAGCGTCGGGGAGGTTGAAAGGACGGAGGGAAAATGTAGCGTGGCGCAGACTCCGGAGTGGTAGATGTTCGAGGAATGCAAGGTACATTGAATAGCGGATATGGTGGTAGCCACGGCGACGGCGTCCAACGTACGTAATTTTgccgtggtgtgcgtcgaatctcacacgaagcgcgcgcgtagatatGTTGCGGAGCACGGGTCAGAGAGGACTAAGGGGGAACGCGGCCTCTCCCCACTCTACACTTCCCCGcgctcggcggccgagagtggGGATGAAGACGGAGAGTCACGTACGCTGAATATCGTCGTCGCATCTAATGCCGTATCCGCTTTTTAATGTACGCACCTCACTCGCTTGCTCGATCGCCcgcattaatatatttttaccgaTACCTGTAACAacgcattatttatttaaagtgttCTAACATTAAacatattgaaattattatgaaaaagTTAGAATGCGCTTTATTCATTATACAAAGTTTTCTCGTTtacgaatttctttttctttctcagaTAATGTACCACGCTGCTCATTATTTATGTCGCATACAAATTTTATGAACTAAACGAAGTACACGCATTAAAATGTCTTTAAATGagattctaatatttttatattaatacaatattaatactttagaAGACATGGAGTCTCGTGGCAATTCACAAGCAGCGAAGCTAATGTTGAACAGCGGGAAGACGTCCTATCCTCTATCTCGTCTACAACGATCAGTTTTTGACACCGCATGCCAAGATTGCCCAGTTCAAGCACTATAGACTTCTTTAGACTAGATCATAATAACATACACAAGAAATAAATCATgaattatcgaaataataaaataaaaaaaaaaaaatacaagcgTGATAATAGGTTTGTACAcggataaaggaaaagaaagaagaagaaaatgtcATACACCGAATATAAAAGTCAATTATTTCTGACAGTatggattaattaaatctttcgaTTAACGAtgtaaattttcttctttactaaaattaatatatacaataaatctGATTTTGGTTTTTAAGTTCCCTTGTCAATGACACAATTGTACATCATTTTCCTGCACTAGTGTACCGCAAAAAGTACATCTCTCAGCAAACGTGATATTTCAATTCGGTAATTATTtagattagaaaataattaccgcTATTTTTATCAAGGCACACTGTACAGATATTAAATGCTGAATGGATGATAGTTAACTTGTACAATTTAGATCATTTCCCCATTggacgtaattttttgttCATATCAAAGATGaacatgtaatataaaaaagctTTTTCTTCAACGACTCTTTAACGTactcgaaatataatttacattatttccgCTTTACGACTACctagacttttttttattaacgcccAATCTTCCAGGATGTCAGCGTCGTTGAGCATGTAAACGATGTAGGGACCTGCAACGGAAACAGCTCGTCTTCTCTCCGAATGGTTTCTACGTCTTCTTCCAGTCGTGTTGAGCCACAAATCCGCATGTATATCCACATTATTTCTATCTTCCTCCAAGCGGCGTATCTTATCCTGTAAATCGTTATGAATACAATCCCAAACTAAGCCTTTTTCGCTTTCGAAATTTTGAAATGCAGCGAGTTCCTCTGCTAGAAATTTATTCTGGATATTTTGTAGTCTGTATTGCTTCAATATCCCAGCTACTTCGGTTTTcgttttcatattttcttttaatcgttCTAGGGGTATCAGATACTCTTCGGATTTTCCAACGCGAACTTCTCCGAGCTTCGTGTCCACTTGAGTAATTCTTTCTCGATataatctgaaaataaatgaCAATTAGTAACATATCAACGATCAATGATCTTTCAACAAGTACTGTGTTACTTACTGCTCTTTGAGTAAAGTAAATTGCCTTTCCAAATCAAGTAAATTTTCCATACACTCGGTGCGCCTCCTTTCGCACTCGTCCTCGTCCATCTCGGACGAGTCATCGCTGTCCGAGTGTTCGGCACTGCTGTCACACGATGCCGAGCTCTGGTTACTATCGTTGCTGTCATGAGACATCTCCTCCCCCTCGTTCTCAGATTCATCCTTAACGCTTGGCATTTATTCTATGAGAAAAGAGTTTGCCGTtagtacatatatacattttacgtGACAGAAACAAATATTCTAAAGAAATGCTATGGgcaggagaagaaaaagatacaGAGTACCTACAACATAACCTATGCATAAACAATTTAATCGGAGCGCACGGAGCATTCCaatttgagaaataatttcgtgtGCAGTTGTAAGCGGCCTTCGTGGAAGTTAGTATATCGCGTGTTTCATTTAAACGTACAAGCAGAATAATTCGAGCGCACAGTCGAGCGAGAGGTTAGATGTCATTTTAAGACACGGTCGAATAGAGATGCTCTAGGTTCCCGAAGAATTTACTGGCGCATATCACGAAGATCTAAAAGCTAAATCAAACGAGGTAGTGAAATTCTCACGACGCCACTTGTACTTACTATGTGATGACTTTAAATCCGTTGCTCCTTTTTGATTGTGTCAACGACGGACGCTTGACAACTGTTGACAAGTAGCTGACGGCGCGAAAGCGGTCGTACCAACtacgcgacgaaaaagacattaatttagtgaaaatattaatgttaacaATCGTCCCATTAAAATTCCGTACGTTCATTGCATtctaaataaatcaaatatgtatataattaattgtttaaaaaatatttgaaatatccATTCAAGTCACATGGAGGTTAGTTAcagaaaagttttatttagtAACGACAGATGACGCTAAGTGTACGAAATTTAGTcaagctaatttttttttaatagttctTGGCAATTATcttataatacattaataaaaattaatacaatttatcgacaatttaaatatttaaaattttaaacgtatttCCTTGATAAGTGTCAGTATATAACTTTTCTGTTTTGTAACTTATTGTGAGATTAAATTAGATTAGGTTTTAcagaaaattaacaaaatatatataagattAAAACTTAAGTGCAATTCGAGATTATTTTGCTTGCTCAAGAAATCGGGAGAAAACGGATTGACTGTGAAGGTCCACGGgagaatgtatatatatatattatatattttgatatataaTACTCCATCGGATACAATAATACATCTGGATTTGTATGGAACAAACAGTTAGACAATGCAACATTCGTATAACTGCAAGGTATactagcaatttttttttttttttttttatctcatatatatttatataataatatatatttttctctcatgTGTGCTTCCTGCGCGTTTCATGAAGACTTTCGGTTAGATAGGTCTTTCGATTTTTGCAAGAAAAGAAGGTACACACACATGACACAAAAGTGACACACACGTCGTTATTGATCAGACACGAAATTAGAAGGTGGAAGGTGGGAGAGGAGTTTCTCTTTTACAGAGAGACCGATCTTAAGAGGATTACTAAACATAACTTCGGTCAACTATATACCACCTCGCTTCTGAGAGGATAggccgaaataaaattataataaaaatcttattgcGATACCATTACAAACGGAACAAGGTTCGATCAACCGCTAATGTCGCGCACAATATCGGTTTAAGGGTCTATTACCGTCGCAAGAACTCTCATCAACTTAGCCAATGCGCTATAAAACCAGCTTAATGCGTATAGACGGCGATTTTTTTCGTTAAGCGTAACCACCCCACGTAATGAATCCACGAATTTATGGTATTAGacgtgaaaagaaaagatgcCGTCGTTcattcctctttcttttttttacgcgcttTCCCTGCCAAAGCCGAAGGCTTTTTACGGATAACGATTATTCATTCTCGTAATAACATTAAGCTGCTTTTACTCGACGGGATGTAAAATAGCCTGCTTTTGAGAGATCGTAAATCGCATAACATTCAATGAACCATTACAAGATTTGCGTCATTGCGCGTGCCGCAAATTGCCATTCCCTTAATTAACGAATCGCTTAAAAATCCGAACGATTTAACCCTAATCGACGTTTGTGAAAAAGGTACCACGGCACGCGGTAAATCGATGATCTCGACGAGAAGGGtttcttctcttttacttAAATCGggcttaat encodes the following:
- the Brms1 gene encoding breast cancer metastasis-suppressor 1-like protein isoform X2 → MPSVKDESENEGEEMSHDSNDSNQSSASCDSSAEHSDSDDSSEMDEDECERRRTECMENLLDLERQFTLLKEQLYRERITQVDTKLGEVRVGKSEEYLIPLERLKENMKTKTEVAGILKQYRLQNIQNKFLAEELAAFQNFESEKGLVWDCIHNDLQDKIRRLEEDRNNVDIHADLWLNTTGRRRRNHSERRRAVSVAGPYIVYMLNDADILEDWALIKKSLV
- the Brms1 gene encoding breast cancer metastasis-suppressor 1-like protein isoform X1, whose product is MPSVKDESENEGEEMSHDSNDSNQSSASCDSSAEHSDSDDSSEMDEDECERRRTECMENLLDLERQFTLLKEQLYRERITQVDTKLGEVRVGKSEEYLIPLERLKENMKTKTEVAGILKQYRLQNIQNKFLAEELAAFQNFESEKGLVWDCIHNDLQDKIRRLEEDRNNVDIHADLWLNTTGRRRRNHSERRRAVSVAGPYIVYMLNDADILEDWALIKKSLGSRKAEIM